The Microcystis aeruginosa NIES-843 sequence GACCAGTATTCCACTCTTTTTTGCTGTACCCTGTCACTTTCTTTTTCCGCCGCGTGTAGTGTTTTTTTTTGAAACTGTAATTGAGTTTTTGCGTAAGCCGCCCCAGGGTGGCTCTACTGACTTTCACCTGTGTCTTTTCATACAGTAAGTCCGATAATTCTTCGAGAGTTGCATCATTGTTAGCTTCGATGATTTCTATTAAAATTATCAGTTGTTCACTATTTAACTTGGTTGGCGGACTTCCCCCTTGCGGACGAGGACGGATATCTCCTGTTTCTTTATGTTGCTTCAATAACTTCTGAATAAAGCTTTTAGCCACGTCAAATCTCTGGGCTAGTCCTCGAATGGAAATTTTTTCTTTCTTCCAGACATCGATAATTTTTTGGCGAAAATCTACGGAATAGGGTCTCATAGGAAGCCGGTAAGTTCTATTATTTGTCTATTTGCTTTCCATTGTACCTCATAGCTCCAAGAATTGCTATAAGTCAAGAGACCAAACATCAGTCAACACAACTTGGCTATTAGGATCAACATTTCCTAGAGTTACTTTGATATCTATATATGTACTTGCGAATACTGGGACGGGAATTTTAATTGTAAAATCTCTGCTGTCTTTAATCCCACATTTAAAGCAAAGACCAAATTTTCCTAGGTCAACTCCCAAAAAAGTCTCCAAAGTAACTTTCTTACTTTCAAATACAAATCCTTTAAAATCTGGAAAAGGTCCAAGTTTTAAAGCAGATGCCGGTTGAGCTAGTAAGGCAAAGGATACTGTACCTAAAAGACTACCTACAAAGACATTTCTACGATTCATAAAATAAGCCTCAAATTTGTATGTAAGTGTGACAAAAACACAATAGATCGAGCAACAACCCAACCCAAGACACAAGGCAGACAATAGAACAATACACATTCCCCCCCCACAACTGTATTAAAAGCTACAATTTAATAAAGTCTTTATATTTTTCTCCCTAGCTTAGGGGTTGACAGAGCAGGGAGTCTCAGGTGTTTTCCACTGTTTTACTCCTTCTCAGACGAACTATCCTCTTCCTTGAGTTATTGTGGCGCGGTCTGTCGGATTCGCCTTTGCGTTCATCTCTGTCTCGAAGTTGTTGAAGCAGATTCTCTATTTTGTTATAATTAGTGTCATTCGTTCGGTTTTGGGAGGGAAAAATATTCCGACACTTGCACAACTCTTACAATGTTATACCCTATCTTGTTGGGCAACAAGGTTTTATTTACCAATTAACTTAATAAGATTGGATGAGCGTACTAAAAATATTTTCATGTTAATTGGTGAAGGTATTGAGATTGAAATTAAACCTAATGGACAATGGATAAAATGAATCAAAAACCTAATTTTAAAACTATGACATCTCAAGAATTAAAAAGTTATGTATTATCTCATCGTGAGGATGACGAGGCTTTTTATGCTTATGTAGATAAGGTAAATGAAAGAAAAGATCGAGTAGTTTATCCACCTTTAAACTCATTAGAAGAACTGGAAAAATATCCCGAAGTTATTGAACAAATGCGTCAAGATTCCCGTCATAATTTTCAGCAAAATGAGTTAACTTAGATACAGTGCGATCGCACTCTCTCGCAGTCAGGTCAAGCAATAGCCCAACCCAAGACAGAAGGAGGACAGTGAAAAATACACATTTTTTACTCTAAGACTGTAGCCTAAGCTACAATTTAATAAATATTTACATTCCTCCTTTCTCCTGTCGATCCTAGACATCATTCTAAAAGTCGGCACTTAAAGGGGTACGGGGGAAAGGAATCACATCGCGAATATTGGTCATTCCGGTCATGAATTGTACCAGACGCTCGAATCCTAAACCAAAACCAGCGTGGGGAACGGAACCGTAGCGACGCAGATCTAAATACCACCACAAATCATCGGGATTCATTCCCTGTTCCTGCATTCTTTGGATTAATACATCTAATCGTTCTTCCCGTTGGGAACCGCCGATAATTTCGCCGATCTTGGGTGCTAAAATATCCATAGCGGAAACGGTTTTATTATTGTCATCTAGACGCATATAAAAAGCTTTGATTGTCTTGGGATAATTGGTGACAATCACGGGTTTTTTAAATAGTTCCTCCGCTAGATAACGTTCGTGTTCTGACTGTAAATCTACGCCCCATTCTACCGGAAACTCGAACTGACGATCGGCTTTTTCTAATAACTCGATCGCTTCACTGTAGGTAATCCGGCCAAACTCACTATTAACGATATTCTCGGCCGTACTTAACACCGTTTTATCGATACGTTCGTTAAAAAACTGCAAATCTTCGGGACAATTTTCTAAGACGAATTTAAAGATATATTTCAGAAAAGCTTCCGCTAAATCCTGATCTCCTTCCAGATCACAAAAAGCCATTTCCGGTTCCACCATCCAAAACTCGGCCAGATGACGGGAAGTATTAGAATTTTCGGCGCGAAAAGTCGGGCCAAAAGTGTAAACATTAGATAAAGCCATGGCCATTACTTCCGCTTGTAATTGTCCACTGACGGTTAAATAGGCCCGTTTACCAAAGAAATCCTCGGCAAAATTGGCGGGTTTTTTTAAATCTAAACTGGTGACAGTAAATAATTCCCCCGCACCTTCGCAGTCGTTAGCGGTAATAATGGGAGTATGTACCCAAATAAAGCCCTTTTCTTGGAAAAAACTGTGGATAGCGGTGGCGCAAGCGTTTCTAACCCGCATTACTGCCCCTAGGGTGTTGGTTCTTGCTCGCAGATGGGCAATAGTTCTTAGGAATTCAAAGGAATGACGTTTCTTTTGTAGGGGATAATCCGGGGGACAGTCACCATAAAGGGTGATTTCGGCCGCTTTTAACTCGATATTTTGCCCTTTACCCGGGGAAGGAACCAAATTTCCCGAAACAGCGATCGCTGCTCCTGTACTAATTGTTTTTAGTACATTTTCATAATCGGGTAAAGTCGGTTCGAGGATAACTTGTAAGTTGGCTAGGGATGAGCCATCATTAACTTCCAGGAAAGTAAATTCTTTTAATTCTCGTTTTGTTCTCACCCAACCCTGCACGGTGACGGATTGATCGGGTTGTCCTGTTTGAAAGATTTCCTTGATTCTGGTAGTCATCGCTTATCCCTATGTTAGAACCAAAGAGTATTTTAACTGAATGTCAGCAAAAGTCCCTCGCTTTTATGGACTTCTGCTGACTTTGTATATAGACAATTCTCGAAAACCATGTTATCATAGTTATAGTTTCTTGATAACTCTTATGTACAAAGCGTACAAATTCAGACTTAAGCCTAATACCGAGCAAGAAATAGCCTTAGCAAAAAGCTTTGGCTGTTGTCGTTGGTTTTGGAATTATTCCCTGAATTTATGCCAAGAAACCTATAAAACCACAGGAAAAGGACTGACACGAAACTATATTCAGGGACTATTGCCTAGTCTCAAAAAAGAATATGAGTGGTTGACAGATGCTTATTCCCAGTGCTTACAGGTTGTCGCTTTGAACTTATCCCAAGCTTATCAAAATTTCTTTGAGAAACGGGCGAGATTACCAAGATTCAAATCTAAACATGGTAAACAATCAATTAGCTATCCAGCTAATGTCAAATTTGAAGGTGACTACCTCAAATTACCGGGTAAAGTTGGATTAGTTTATTGTGTTCGTCATCGGGAATTTGCAGGAACAATTAAAACCGTTACTATCTCAAAAAACCCAGACGGTAAATACTACGCTTCTATTTTAGTTGATGACGGACAATCCCCCCTGCCCCCCTTGATAAGGGGGGTGCCGAAGGCGGGGGGATCTACCCTTGATAAGGGGGATGACGAAGGCGGGGGGATAGATGGAAAAGCCATAGGAATTGATTTAGGACTTAATCATTTTGCTATTACCAGTAATGGTAGTAAATATGATAATCCTAGACATTTAGCCAAACATCAACGTAATCTAAAAAGGAAACAACAAAAGTTATCGCGTAAAAAGAAAGGCAGTAACAACCGTCAAAAAGCTAGATGTAAAGTAGCTAAAGTTCACTCTAAAATCTCAAGATGTCGTGAGGATTTTCTCCACAAGCTATCCCGTAAGATAGTTAACGAAAACCAAGTTATTGCGGTAGAAAATCTCAATGTCAAAGGCATGGTACGCAATCATAATTTAGCTAAGGCTATTAGTGATTGTAGTTGGGGAATGTTTTGTACAATGCTCAAATACAAGGCAGAATGGGAAGGAAAAACTTATATCGAAGTTGATAGGTTTTTCCCTAGTTCTAAAACTTGTCATGTCTGTCTGAATCAAGTGGGTAGTTTATCCCTTGATGTTAGAATATGGACTTGTGTGCATTGCAAAACAATCCATGATCGTGACATAAATGCGGCAATAAATATTCGAGATGAAAGCTTACGGATATTGTCGTTAGGAACTAGCGATACTGCCTATAGAGGGGATATAAGACCAAAAGCTGGGCGTAAGTCCGTCTTGAGGCAATCCCCTGTGAAATAGGAAGCTCTCAAAGACCTTGAGAGTAGTTCACGATAGAAGGTTCAGATCAGGCTAAAATCAATCTCGAACAGGTGTCATGCTTCTGGTGGAAAAATTATTAAGTAAGCCCAAAAGCCGTAAATTAGCGATTTTTTTGGCTTTTATCGGCAGCATTCTCGCTTTACCCTTTCCTATCGCTGGTATTCATAAATTCTATCTCGGTCAACCTCTCTGGGGAATTATTTATCTTCTCCTCTGGCAAACTCCGATTCCCCGGGTGGCTTGCGCGATCGATGCAGTGTGGTATTTAATCCAAGATAACCAATTTTTCGCTAACTATTTTCCCACTGCCACCGCTGCTGCCACTGTCCCCAGTTTAGAGCCTAAACAAGTAGAGGCGATCGGGGCAGCTTTAAGAGAATTAGAGCGCCTCCGGCAAGAAGGATTAATTTCTGAGTACGAATTTGAAGAAAAACGGCGACAATTACTATAATGACACCGCAAAACTGGTTAGGGCGCACTTTTAACCCTTTAAAAGCCAAAATTAGCAATGATCCCTATTATCGCTTTCGTTCCCTTGATGAGATCGCTATGGCGGCGCAATTGGGCATTAAAATTAATGTCAGTCAAGCGGGTGTGGATGATTGGCTGCGATTGCCGGGGATATCCATCCATCAAGCGCGAATGTTGGTGGAATTGTCGGGTATGGGGGTAGAATTGCTTTGTCTCGAAGATCTAGCGGCTGCTTTGAGTGTTCCTGTGGCTAGATTGAAAGCTTGGGAGCCGATTCTAGAATTTGCCTATTATAGTCGGGAAAGTCACCTCGCACCCCCTAAAATCAATCCTAACACCGCTTCGATCGAGCAGTTAACCACCTTACCCCTAATCAGCGATAATTTGGCAGCTGCCATTATTAAAAATAGAGAAGAACAGGGATTATTTAAGAATATTGTGGATTTTAAAGGGCGTTTATCCCTAGACGCTCAGGAAATCTCCCAATTAATGCACTTTTTCCAGTTTTAATCCCAAATACTCAGGAAAGGAGATAGGAGTCAGGAGTCAGGAGTCAGGAGTCAGGAGTCAGGAGTCAGGAGATAGCAGATAGGAGTCAGGAGATAGGAGTCAGGAGTCAGGAGTCAGGAGTCAGGAGTCAGGAGTCAGGAGACAGGATTCAGGAGACAGTAATCAGGAGACAGTAATCAGGAGATTATTTTTATTTATTCTCCCCATTTCCCCACTTCCCCAATTCCCCACTTCCCCAATTCCCCACTTCCCCACTTCCCCACTTCCCCACTTCCCCACTTCCCCATTTCCCCACTTCCCCACACTCCACTTCCCCACTTCCCAGCAAATCTAAATGTCTTCAGATTCCTCCGCATCACTAGGGGGAACTAGGGCTACCGCAGCGATCGCATCGTCCTCATCGAGTTTTTGTACCCGGATGCCTCCGGCCGATCGCGATTGGGGAGTAATAGCATCGACGGATTGACGGATGATAATGCCCCGTTCGGTGATAATCATAAATTCCTCGTGGGGGTTAACAACGTGCAGAGCCGCTAATTTATCGTTCTTTTTGCGGAATTTAATCACTCTGACTCCTAATCCCGCCCGATTTTGCAGACGTAGGAGGGTAACGGGAACCCGTTTTCCCAGTCCTGCCATGGTAATCGCTAACACCCAGGGGCCATTATTAGCCACTTCGGGGTTAATTTCTTCGCTTTCGTCCTCGGTTTCTTCTTCGTTAGATTCAGCGATTTGGGCGACAATTTGACTAGGCAGGATGTCCATACTAATTAATTCGTCACCTGAGCGCAATTTCATCGATTTTACGCCTTTAGTTGCCCTTCCCAAGGAGCGCAATTGTTGACTATCGGCCTTAAAATGAATGGCCATCCCCTGACGAGAACCGATAATGACGCTGTCTTCCTCTTTGGCCAAGCGAACCCAACGTAGTTGATCACCGTCTTCGAGAGAAATGGCGATTAAACCGTTCGATCGAATATTACTAAAGGCAGCGAGGGCGGTTTTCTTGATAAATCCCTTTTGTGTGAGCATAATCAGGTAATTATCCTCGCTGAACTCGCTGACTGCCACCACCGAGGTAATTTTCTCCCCTTTGGGAATCTCTAACAGTTGCACGATGGGAACGCCGCGAGCGGTACGGGAACCGGTGGGGATATGATAGGCATTGAGACTATAGACAACCCCGCGATCGGTGAAAAAGAGGACGCTATCGTGATCGCGGCAGGTGATAAAGTGATCGATGCCGTCGTCTTCTTTCATTTTTGCGCCTGCTTTGCCCCTTGTTGCCCGATTTTGGGACTCAAAGGTATTAACGGGCATTCTTTTGATGTAACCCTGTTCGGTGACGAGAATTAAGGCTTGTTCGTTGGCAATCAGGTCAGTTTCGGCGATTTCTCCTTCCCGTTGTTCAATATGAGTGCGACGGGGGGTAGCGTGAATCGTTTTGATCTGTTGCAGTTCTTCCTCGATAATGCTGTCGATCCGTTCTTTTTTGGCTAAAATATCCTGAAGATCGCCGATTTTTGCCAATAATTCCCCGTGTTCTTGCTGAATTTTCTCCGATTCTAGGGCGGTTAAACGCCGCAGCTGCATTTGTAGGATTGCGTCCGCTTGCACCTCTGAAAGACCAAAATTCTGCACTAATCCCTCTTTTGCACTAGCTGTGTCGGCAGCACTGCGAATCAGGGCAATGACTGCATCGAGACTAGCGAGGGCAATTAGTAAACCCTGAAGGATATGATCCCTTTCCTCGGCCTTGCGGAGTTCATAACGGGTACGACGGGTGATCACTTCTACCCGAAAATCGAGGAAAACGCGGAGAAACTCCCTTAAAGTCAGTAATCTCGGTTCGTTATCGACTAATGCCAACATATTCGCCCCAAAATTCGACTGGAGGGGCGTTTGTTTATAAAGATTGTTGAGGACGACGCGGGGATAGGCATCTCGTTTCAGTTCGATCACTACCCGGATGCCGTCGCGATCGCTTTCGTCCCGCACATCGGAAATACCGTCTATTTTGCGATCATTGACCAAATCGGCGATTTTTTCGATTAATGCCGCTTTATTGGTTTGATAGGGCAGTTCGGTGATGATAATAGCATCTCGATCGGGTCTTCCCCTTTGTTCGATAGTTTCAATGGTAGCCACTCCCCGCAGGGTAATGGAACCGCGGCCGGTGGTGTAAGCTTCCTGAATGCCGTCTCTACCAAGGATATGCCCCCCGGTGGGAAAGTCTGGCCCCGGGATATAACGCTGTAATTCCGTATCGGTGAGATCGGGGTTATGGATGAGGGCAACGGTTCCATCGATAATCTCGGCCAGGTTGTGGGGGGGGATATTGGTGGCCATACCGACGGCGATCCCCGATGAGCCATTAATTAGCAGTTGTGGGACTCTAGAGGGTAAAACCACGGGTTCCTGTTGGGAACCATCGAAGTTATCGGCAAAATCGACGGTTTCTGACTCGATATCCTGTAGTAGGGCGTTGGTGGCCAGGGTGTGCAGACGACACTCGGTATAACGCATGGCTGCCGGGGGATCGTTATCGATCGATCCGAAGTTACCATGACCGTTAATCAGGGGATCGCGCATGGAGAAATCCTGGGCCATGCGGACGAGAGCATCGTAAACAGCAGTATCCCCGTGGGGATGGTATTTTCCTAATACTTCCCCGACGACTCTAGCGCATTTCCGGAAGGGGCGATCGGGGGTTAATCCTAGTTCGTACATCGCATAAAGAATGCGCCGGTGTACGGGTTTCAGTCCGTCCCTAGCGTCGGGCAAGGCGCGCCCAACGATGACGCTCATGGCGTATTCTAGATAGGAACGGGACATTTCATTGCTTAAGTCTGTGGGGACGACATGATCCTGGGCGGCGGTCATAGGGGGGTTAACTCCAATAACAAGGCAAAAAAAGCGTTTTTGTGAGTAAATTCGCTAAAATTCGGGTTTTTACCCTTTTGATGTGCAGAATATGCCCATTTGTACGACTATTTTACCATAAAATCCCTCTTTTTTGGGGTTTGAGGCGGCACTCAAACTTTTGCCGAAAGTCTCTTCCCTCATTCCAGCCCGATCTTGACACTCTGTGGACTATCTGTCACAATATTGTCATGTAGGCCATTTGTTCTTAAAGTAATGGATTTGCAATTGTCATTATTTCCAGATAATCAACCAAGTCAGGCGGTAAGCAAACAGAAAAAAGCCAAGTTAGGTCGTTACGAAAGAATTCAGCGCGAACTAGCAACGGTAAAGCGTGATCCCTATCAAGTCCTGGTCGATGTTAACGTTCCGCTTCAGCCTCTCAATAGCTATAATTTTATCGATCTATTCTCCGGTGCGGGCGGTATCACCCAAGGTTTATTGCAAGCAGGTTTTAACCCTGTAGCCAGTGCAGAAATTAGCCCGATCGCCTCAGCAACCCATCAAAAGAATTTTCCCAATTGTCATCATTTTTGTGGTGATATACATGATTTTAATACTCAAGAATGGTTGGCCAAAATTGGCAATCCATTCATTCATCTTGTGGTGGGCGGACCACCATGTCAAGGATTTTCTGTTGCTGGAAAACGAGATGCTAATGATCCGAGGAATCATCTCTTTCAAGAATTTATCCGCCTTGTTTCTGAAATACAGCCTTGGTACGTTGTCATGGAGAATGTACCCGGTATTCTAACAATAAAAAAAGGAGAAATTAAGCAAAATATTCTGGAAGCTTTTCAAAGTATTGGCTATGGAAATATTTCAATAGCAAT is a genomic window containing:
- a CDS encoding DUF6888 family protein; the protein is MARSVGFAFAFISVSKLLKQILYFVIISVIRSVLGGKNIPTLAQLLQCYTLSCWATRFYLPINLIRLDERTKNIFMLIGEGIEIEIKPNGQWIK
- a CDS encoding DUF6887 family protein; its protein translation is MNQKPNFKTMTSQELKSYVLSHREDDEAFYAYVDKVNERKDRVVYPPLNSLEELEKYPEVIEQMRQDSRHNFQQNELT
- the asnS gene encoding asparagine--tRNA ligase; this translates as MTTRIKEIFQTGQPDQSVTVQGWVRTKRELKEFTFLEVNDGSSLANLQVILEPTLPDYENVLKTISTGAAIAVSGNLVPSPGKGQNIELKAAEITLYGDCPPDYPLQKKRHSFEFLRTIAHLRARTNTLGAVMRVRNACATAIHSFFQEKGFIWVHTPIITANDCEGAGELFTVTSLDLKKPANFAEDFFGKRAYLTVSGQLQAEVMAMALSNVYTFGPTFRAENSNTSRHLAEFWMVEPEMAFCDLEGDQDLAEAFLKYIFKFVLENCPEDLQFFNERIDKTVLSTAENIVNSEFGRITYSEAIELLEKADRQFEFPVEWGVDLQSEHERYLAEELFKKPVIVTNYPKTIKAFYMRLDDNNKTVSAMDILAPKIGEIIGGSQREERLDVLIQRMQEQGMNPDDLWWYLDLRRYGSVPHAGFGLGFERLVQFMTGMTNIRDVIPFPRTPLSADF
- a CDS encoding RNA-guided endonuclease InsQ/TnpB family protein, with the translated sequence MYKAYKFRLKPNTEQEIALAKSFGCCRWFWNYSLNLCQETYKTTGKGLTRNYIQGLLPSLKKEYEWLTDAYSQCLQVVALNLSQAYQNFFEKRARLPRFKSKHGKQSISYPANVKFEGDYLKLPGKVGLVYCVRHREFAGTIKTVTISKNPDGKYYASILVDDGQSPLPPLIRGVPKAGGSTLDKGDDEGGGIDGKAIGIDLGLNHFAITSNGSKYDNPRHLAKHQRNLKRKQQKLSRKKKGSNNRQKARCKVAKVHSKISRCREDFLHKLSRKIVNENQVIAVENLNVKGMVRNHNLAKAISDCSWGMFCTMLKYKAEWEGKTYIEVDRFFPSSKTCHVCLNQVGSLSLDVRIWTCVHCKTIHDRDINAAINIRDESLRILSLGTSDTAYRGDIRPKAGRKSVLRQSPVK
- a CDS encoding NINE protein: MLLVEKLLSKPKSRKLAIFLAFIGSILALPFPIAGIHKFYLGQPLWGIIYLLLWQTPIPRVACAIDAVWYLIQDNQFFANYFPTATAAATVPSLEPKQVEAIGAALRELERLRQEGLISEYEFEEKRRQLL
- a CDS encoding ComEA family DNA-binding protein, encoding MTPQNWLGRTFNPLKAKISNDPYYRFRSLDEIAMAAQLGIKINVSQAGVDDWLRLPGISIHQARMLVELSGMGVELLCLEDLAAALSVPVARLKAWEPILEFAYYSRESHLAPPKINPNTASIEQLTTLPLISDNLAAAIIKNREEQGLFKNIVDFKGRLSLDAQEISQLMHFFQF
- the gyrA gene encoding DNA gyrase subunit A, with the translated sequence MTAAQDHVVPTDLSNEMSRSYLEYAMSVIVGRALPDARDGLKPVHRRILYAMYELGLTPDRPFRKCARVVGEVLGKYHPHGDTAVYDALVRMAQDFSMRDPLINGHGNFGSIDNDPPAAMRYTECRLHTLATNALLQDIESETVDFADNFDGSQQEPVVLPSRVPQLLINGSSGIAVGMATNIPPHNLAEIIDGTVALIHNPDLTDTELQRYIPGPDFPTGGHILGRDGIQEAYTTGRGSITLRGVATIETIEQRGRPDRDAIIITELPYQTNKAALIEKIADLVNDRKIDGISDVRDESDRDGIRVVIELKRDAYPRVVLNNLYKQTPLQSNFGANMLALVDNEPRLLTLREFLRVFLDFRVEVITRRTRYELRKAEERDHILQGLLIALASLDAVIALIRSAADTASAKEGLVQNFGLSEVQADAILQMQLRRLTALESEKIQQEHGELLAKIGDLQDILAKKERIDSIIEEELQQIKTIHATPRRTHIEQREGEIAETDLIANEQALILVTEQGYIKRMPVNTFESQNRATRGKAGAKMKEDDGIDHFITCRDHDSVLFFTDRGVVYSLNAYHIPTGSRTARGVPIVQLLEIPKGEKITSVVAVSEFSEDNYLIMLTQKGFIKKTALAAFSNIRSNGLIAISLEDGDQLRWVRLAKEEDSVIIGSRQGMAIHFKADSQQLRSLGRATKGVKSMKLRSGDELISMDILPSQIVAQIAESNEEETEDESEEINPEVANNGPWVLAITMAGLGKRVPVTLLRLQNRAGLGVRVIKFRKKNDKLAALHVVNPHEEFMIITERGIIIRQSVDAITPQSRSAGGIRVQKLDEDDAIAAVALVPPSDAEESEDI
- a CDS encoding DNA cytosine methyltransferase; this translates as MDLQLSLFPDNQPSQAVSKQKKAKLGRYERIQRELATVKRDPYQVLVDVNVPLQPLNSYNFIDLFSGAGGITQGLLQAGFNPVASAEISPIASATHQKNFPNCHHFCGDIHDFNTQEWLAKIGNPFIHLVVGGPPCQGFSVAGKRDANDPRNHLFQEFIRLVSEIQPWYVVMENVPGILTIKKGEIKQNILEAFQSIGYGNISIAILESAAYGVPQIRPRAIFIANRFGLPNPYPSPQLVPEKYQPIEAAICDLPAYEPLPSINHEWTRHSPEYMARIAQVPPGGSLYESYVDAFKRQYRGKPSMTIKENHGGTHIHPYLNRVISAREMARLQTFPDSFIFEGTMKKAMWQIGNAVPPRLAECIGYALIPYLNLIATGNKNIGEVAR